The segment AACCGCCGGCAGCCGTGGGGCGCTGGACGGGGAGGAGGTAACGGCTCATGGGCAAGCCGCTGACCGTGCCCGCGATCCGCGCCCACAAGCGCGGGCCGGGGCAGGACCCGCTCGTGATGGTGACGGCGTACGACGCCCCCACCGCGCGGATAGCCGACGAGGCCGAGGTCGACCTGATCCTGGTCGGGGACTCGGTCGCCAACGTGGTGCTGGGCTACGAGGACACCCTGCAGGTGACGGTGGCCGACATGGCCCATCACGTCGGGGCGGTGGCCCGGGCCCGGCCCCGGCCGCTCATCGTCGGTGACATGCCGTGGCTCAGCTACCACCGGGGTCCGGAGGACGCGGTGGCCAACGCCGCCGTCCTGGTCCGGGCGGGGGCGGGGGCGGTCAAGCTCGAGGGGGGCGCCAAGCGCGTCCCGGTGGTCGAGGCCCTGGTCGACGCCGAGATTCCGGTGATGGGTCATCTCGGGCTGACGCCGCAGTCGGTGCACGCCATGGGCGGCTACCGGGTGCAGGGCCGGGACATGGCCGCCGCCGAGCAGATGCTGAGGGATGCAGAGACGCTGGTGGAGGCGGGGATCTTCGCCCTGGTGCTGGAGGGGGTGCCCGACGTGCTGGCGGCCCGGGTGACCGCCGCGGTCGAGGTGCCGACAATCGGCATCGGCGCCGGGCCGGCGTGCGACGGCCAGGTGCTGGTGATCCACGACCTGCTCGGCCTCGAGGACCGGGTCACCCCGAAGTTCGTGCGCCGGTACGCCTCGTTGAAGGCCGACGCGGTGGCGGCGGTGGCGGCGTTCGCGTCCGACGTCCGCGCCGGCGCCTTCCCGAGCTCGGAGGAGAGCTACCACGTGCCCGGCGAGTCCCTCGACCCGTACGGGCGCGGGGCGGCGGCCAGCGCCTGAGGACGGCCGGCCCCGGCGAGGCCGGGGAGCTCGCGGCGAGGCGCGGAGCTTGCGCCGCGGCGGGGCTCGAGGCGAGGCCCCTGCCCCCCGGTCTGGTTTCACATAGTCCGATTTCGTCGTTGTGCATGATTATGCAGCGGTCCAAATTCGGACCATGTGAAACGGCGGAGGTAGGGGAGGTCTCCCCCCGCCGTAACCTCGCCCGCCGTGAACCCGTTCCTCGATCCGCCGGCGTGGGTCGGGGATCCGGCCCACCGCTTTCTCACGCGGGTCGGGAGCGAGCCGTGGCTGCGCCGGCTGCGGTCGGGCGTGTGGACGTTGCTCGTCCTGGCCTGCCTGGCCTTTCTGGTCGCGGGGGCTGACCGCCCCGCCGATCCCCACCTCACCAACCAGGTCCTGCCCGGGTTCAGCCCCCCGACGACGGCGGTGTCACACCCGTAGTCCAGGATGGGCCCCGTGGTAGGGTTGCCGACTTCAATCGAGCCCTGCCCCGGCTACGGGGCCCCGGTCGCCGACGACGGGTCCACAGGGAGGAGTGCCAATGCGGCCCTATGAGGTCGTGATCATCTTTGACGCCGGCCTTGAGGAAGAGGTCATCGGATCTGTCCTCGACCGCGCCGCCGAAACCATCCGCACCCACGGGGGGACCGTCGGCCGTGTGGATCGATGGGGACGGCGCCGCTTCGCCTACGAGCTGGCTCACCGCCAGGAGGGCTATTACGTCCTCCTCGAGATGACCAGCTCGCCCGAGGCGGTGGCCGAGCTGGACCGGGTCCTCTCACTCGCTGACGAGGTGCTCCGTCACAAGACCATCCGCGTCCCCGACGCCGCCGCCGGCCGATCCAAGTCGGCGCCGACGGGGGCCGCGCCGGTCGAGGCGGGCACCGCCCAAGCTTGAACTGAACGGGAGCGGAGAGAGAAGAATGTCCAACGGAAACAGCGTCACTCTGGTCGGCAACATCACGCGGGACCCGGAGCTGCGATTCACGCCGAGCGGTCAGGCCACGGCCTCGTTCGGCCTGGCGGTCAACAGAAGGTGGCAGAACCGCCAGACCCAGGAGTGGGAGGAGGCCACGTCCTTCTTCGACGTGGTGTGCTGGAGGGAGCAGGCGGAGAACGCCAGCGAGAGCCTGGCCCGCGGCTCGCGGGTGATCGTGACCGGGCGCCTGGAGCAGCGCAGCTGGGAGACGCCCGACGGCGACAAGCGCTCCAAGGTCGAGGTCGTCGCCGACGAGATCGGCCCCAGCCTGCGCTGGGCCACGGCATCCATCACCAAGAACGAGCGCCGGGGCCCGGACGGCGGTGGGGGAGCCTCCCGTGCCGCCGCGCCGGTCGGTGCCGGTGCCGGCGGTGGCGGTGGCGGCAACGACTTCGACGAGGAGCCGTTCTAGAGCATGCCCAGGAACAGCGACCGCGACCGTGATCGCAAGCGGGGAACCAAGGACACCGGCCGGCGCACCAAGAAGAAGGTCTGCATCTTCTGCAAGGAGCACCTCGGCTGGGTCGACTACAAGGACGTCAACCTGCTGCGGCGGTTCATGAGCGACCGCG is part of the Acidimicrobiales bacterium genome and harbors:
- the panB gene encoding 3-methyl-2-oxobutanoate hydroxymethyltransferase translates to MGKPLTVPAIRAHKRGPGQDPLVMVTAYDAPTARIADEAEVDLILVGDSVANVVLGYEDTLQVTVADMAHHVGAVARARPRPLIVGDMPWLSYHRGPEDAVANAAVLVRAGAGAVKLEGGAKRVPVVEALVDAEIPVMGHLGLTPQSVHAMGGYRVQGRDMAAAEQMLRDAETLVEAGIFALVLEGVPDVLAARVTAAVEVPTIGIGAGPACDGQVLVIHDLLGLEDRVTPKFVRRYASLKADAVAAVAAFASDVRAGAFPSSEESYHVPGESLDPYGRGAAASA
- the rpsF gene encoding 30S ribosomal protein S6 — its product is MRPYEVVIIFDAGLEEEVIGSVLDRAAETIRTHGGTVGRVDRWGRRRFAYELAHRQEGYYVLLEMTSSPEAVAELDRVLSLADEVLRHKTIRVPDAAAGRSKSAPTGAAPVEAGTAQA
- the ssb gene encoding single-stranded DNA-binding protein, which codes for MSNGNSVTLVGNITRDPELRFTPSGQATASFGLAVNRRWQNRQTQEWEEATSFFDVVCWREQAENASESLARGSRVIVTGRLEQRSWETPDGDKRSKVEVVADEIGPSLRWATASITKNERRGPDGGGGASRAAAPVGAGAGGGGGGNDFDEEPF